In the genome of Leptospira tipperaryensis, one region contains:
- a CDS encoding acyl-CoA desaturase — MAIILTFFFAHWFLSAFAQSFFLHRYAAHAMFKMNKFWEKFFYIFTCVAQGSSFLNPRAYAIMHRQHHAYSDTAKDPHSPIASKGFLDMMWKTALNYESILDEKANVEKDFRGNYPQWPAIDKLSDSWPFRLICGTLYTLFYLYFVPAGQYGWYLLLPIHWLMGPIHGAIVNWCGHMYGYRNHKENPDHSMNTLFVDFLIAGELYQNNHHAHPNSPNFAFRWFELDLTYQVMKVLHLLKIIKIQRAVWTEKGKKILRGSDVIVDPSPSVAA, encoded by the coding sequence ATGGCAATCATTCTTACATTCTTCTTTGCACACTGGTTTTTATCAGCGTTTGCTCAGTCCTTCTTTCTTCACAGATATGCCGCTCACGCGATGTTTAAGATGAACAAGTTCTGGGAAAAATTCTTTTATATTTTTACCTGTGTGGCTCAAGGTTCTTCCTTTTTAAATCCTCGCGCCTATGCGATCATGCATAGACAACACCACGCTTACAGCGATACGGCAAAAGATCCGCATTCTCCGATCGCTTCCAAAGGTTTTTTGGATATGATGTGGAAAACGGCGCTCAACTACGAATCGATCTTGGATGAAAAAGCGAACGTAGAAAAAGACTTTCGAGGAAATTATCCCCAGTGGCCTGCGATCGATAAGCTCAGCGATTCTTGGCCGTTTCGTTTAATCTGCGGAACTCTTTATACGTTATTCTATCTTTACTTTGTTCCTGCGGGTCAGTATGGGTGGTATCTTTTACTTCCGATTCACTGGTTGATGGGACCGATTCACGGAGCGATCGTAAACTGGTGCGGACATATGTATGGTTATAGAAACCATAAAGAAAATCCGGATCATTCGATGAACACTCTCTTCGTGGATTTTTTGATCGCTGGAGAATTGTATCAGAACAATCATCACGCGCATCCAAATTCTCCGAACTTTGCATTTCGTTGGTTTGAATTGGATCTAACCTATCAAGTAATGAAGGTCCTACATCTTTTGAAAATCATCAAAATCCAAAGAGCGGTTTGGACCGAAAAAGGAAAAAAAATTCTCCGCGGATCCGATGTGATCGTAGATCCGTCTCCCAGCGTAGCCGCTTAA